From Desulfosoma caldarium, the proteins below share one genomic window:
- a CDS encoding DUF2321 domain-containing protein: MSNSYYDMAQICRNGHVITSMAQSSPQSKQKFFSKCGEETVTACDSRGAPIRGYYHVPGVIAPLDYQKPAYCYNCGSPYSWTVKGIEAASELADELEGLTDDEKAQLKNSLPDLVNNSARRTVAEIKFKKIMKKAGSQAIAAMKEILFNVVNETVKKSLFGG, translated from the coding sequence ATGAGCAACAGTTACTACGATATGGCACAAATTTGCCGTAATGGGCATGTCATTACTTCGATGGCACAGTCTTCGCCTCAGTCAAAGCAGAAATTCTTTTCAAAGTGCGGAGAAGAGACAGTAACTGCATGCGACTCGCGCGGGGCACCAATCAGAGGTTACTATCACGTTCCAGGCGTCATTGCCCCACTAGACTACCAGAAACCCGCATACTGTTACAACTGCGGAAGCCCATACTCGTGGACGGTAAAAGGCATTGAAGCCGCATCAGAACTTGCAGACGAGCTCGAGGGATTAACTGACGATGAAAAGGCGCAGCTAAAAAACAGCCTGCCCGATTTGGTAAATAACTCGGCTCGTAGAACGGTCGCGGAAATAAAATTTAAGAAAATCATGAAAAAAGCAGGTTCTCAAGCGATTGCCGCTATGAAGGAAATACTCTTCAACGTCGTCAACGAAACCGTGAAGAAGTCACTGTTCGGAGGGTAA
- a CDS encoding transposase — MDGTSRHLVDFDALAKDAGYAAAMECEPGRMLSSHAVKRFFCSFWWPRIDLYRHLLQRLFLWRLKLQEPDLIVLGMDTMVMDNDEARVHGVKPTSKRVKGFQPLQMTRQNHIIDAVFRRGDAHSNNGKRVERMVRHVVARIRKPNRADVAIIVRMDSELFDQKLFEAFENLLIGDICGCKLYEPIKEFVAQSQRNQAAWGRYKQGSQVWQYLELGTRCGRWESFRRALFCRPLYQDAQMVRSFPRPDTVVVTNLGMGRAVDTALTTAGYGQWLQGQGIIAGDHGRGSMESGHRGIIETDGTMHVAMANGLDLVMHFPDDDGSNGDTQVRIACPAASLQSVPDGFAFLRTRVEVSLPVLASHRSVVHAFRRFSFRDKSAGRLASRPKQGLFNVKYLTESRCCFHPWIQP; from the coding sequence ATGGACGGCACGAGCCGGCACCTGGTTGACTTCGATGCCCTGGCCAAGGACGCGGGCTATGCCGCCGCCATGGAGTGTGAGCCAGGTCGCATGCTTTCCTCCCACGCCGTCAAACGGTTCTTCTGCTCTTTTTGGTGGCCGCGCATTGACTTGTACCGCCACCTTTTGCAGCGGCTGTTCTTGTGGCGTCTTAAACTGCAAGAGCCCGATCTGATTGTTTTGGGCATGGACACCATGGTCATGGACAACGACGAGGCCCGGGTCCACGGCGTCAAGCCCACCTCCAAGCGTGTCAAAGGATTTCAGCCGCTGCAGATGACGCGGCAAAACCACATCATCGATGCGGTTTTTCGTCGCGGAGATGCCCACAGCAACAACGGCAAGAGGGTGGAGCGAATGGTACGCCATGTGGTGGCCAGAATCCGCAAGCCTAATCGAGCCGACGTGGCCATCATTGTTCGCATGGACAGCGAACTTTTTGACCAGAAGCTTTTCGAGGCTTTTGAAAATTTGCTCATTGGCGACATCTGTGGCTGCAAGCTCTATGAGCCGATCAAGGAATTTGTGGCCCAAAGCCAGAGGAACCAGGCCGCCTGGGGCCGCTACAAGCAAGGGAGCCAGGTCTGGCAATACCTGGAGCTTGGCACAAGGTGCGGTCGGTGGGAGTCGTTTCGTCGAGCGCTGTTTTGCCGTCCGCTGTATCAAGATGCCCAGATGGTGCGGTCTTTTCCCCGTCCCGACACGGTGGTGGTCACCAACCTGGGTATGGGACGGGCCGTCGATACGGCGCTCACCACGGCTGGATACGGTCAATGGCTTCAGGGGCAAGGGATCATCGCCGGTGACCACGGCCGAGGCAGTATGGAAAGCGGTCACAGGGGCATCATCGAAACCGACGGCACGATGCACGTCGCCATGGCGAACGGCTTGGACTTGGTCATGCATTTCCCGGACGACGATGGCTCCAATGGGGACACCCAGGTTCGAATAGCGTGCCCGGCTGCATCTTTGCAGAGCGTGCCGGATGGTTTTGCATTTCTTCGGACGCGTGTTGAAGTTTCCCTTCCGGTCCTGGCGTCGCACAGATCTGTGGTTCATGCCTTCCGTAGATTCTCTTTTCGTGACAAGAGCGCAGGCAGATTGGCGAGCCGTCCAAAGCAGGGGCTGTTCAACGTGAAATATTTGACGGAGAGCCGCTGCTGCTTTCATCCATGGATCCAACCTTGA
- a CDS encoding transposase, giving the protein MQYRNGYCRRTLETRLGTLDLKNPKVRSRSCFPSFLTPRKASEQALVAAVNEAYVRGISWRKVDDLVQALWMTGISKSELEGSVRSWTHG; this is encoded by the coding sequence GTGCAATACAGGAACGGCTACTGCAGGCGAACGCTCGAGACGCGTTTAGGCACCCTGGACTTGAAGAATCCGAAGGTGCGTTCGAGGAGCTGTTTTCCCAGTTTCCTTACGCCGCGTAAGGCGTCCGAGCAGGCGCTGGTCGCGGCGGTTAATGAGGCGTATGTGAGGGGGATCTCATGGCGCAAGGTGGACGACCTGGTGCAGGCTCTGTGGATGACCGGGATCTCGAAGAGCGAGCTTGAGGGCTCGGTGAGGAGCTGGACGCACGGGTGA
- a CDS encoding DUF429 domain-containing protein: protein MKLYGIDFTSAPRRAKPITVAAGCLVDNRLLVEQLERLTDWSAFETFLRRPGPWLGGFDFPFGLPREAVIDLGWPSESWAAMVAHCHALGKTAFRATLDAYRQSRPFGRRYAHRATDIAARSHSPLKLVNPPVGLMFLEGAPRLLAAGVHLPGLHTGDVTRVALEAYPGLLARRLGASSYKNDTRRLQNHARQQARCEIVTRLQQGSPFTPFRLHGTQEVLTELIRDASGDALDAVLALVQAAQAWRSGPPSFGLPATFDPLEGWIIGAEHGA, encoded by the coding sequence TTGAAACTCTACGGCATCGACTTTACGAGTGCGCCGCGCCGTGCCAAACCGATTACGGTCGCGGCCGGTTGCCTGGTGGATAACCGCTTGCTTGTCGAGCAGCTAGAGCGGCTCACCGACTGGTCAGCGTTCGAGACCTTTCTCCGCCGTCCTGGTCCTTGGCTTGGTGGTTTCGATTTCCCCTTCGGCTTGCCGCGTGAGGCAGTGATCGATCTTGGTTGGCCAAGCGAGAGCTGGGCTGCAATGGTCGCCCATTGCCATGCATTGGGTAAGACCGCCTTTCGCGCCACGCTCGATGCGTATCGTCAAAGCCGTCCGTTCGGCCGCCGGTATGCCCATCGCGCCACGGATATTGCGGCGCGCTCACATAGCCCGTTGAAGCTTGTGAACCCGCCGGTGGGACTAATGTTTCTGGAAGGCGCGCCACGATTGCTGGCAGCCGGTGTGCATCTGCCCGGCCTGCACACCGGGGATGTGACCCGGGTGGCGCTGGAGGCCTATCCCGGACTGCTCGCACGTCGCTTGGGCGCATCATCGTATAAAAACGATACCCGTCGTTTGCAGAATCACGCACGGCAGCAGGCGCGATGTGAAATAGTCACTCGTTTGCAACAGGGCAGCCCATTCACGCCCTTTCGCCTCCATGGTACGCAAGAAGTACTCACCGAGTTGATCAGGGACGCCAGCGGTGATGCGTTAGATGCCGTACTCGCCCTCGTCCAGGCCGCTCAGGCATGGCGCTCTGGCCCTCCCAGCTTCGGTTTACCTGCCACGTTCGACCCTTTGGAAGGCTGGATCATCGGCGCCGAACACGGTGCTTAG
- a CDS encoding DMT family transporter has product MKDWLFLVAAILAEVIATSSLKASVGFTKLWPSVIVVLGYGLAFYFLSLALRTIPVGIAYAIWAGLGIALISLAGWVFFGQKLDAASIVGIGLIVAGVAVINIFSKVSVH; this is encoded by the coding sequence ATGAAAGACTGGCTTTTCCTTGTTGCGGCAATCCTTGCTGAAGTCATTGCAACATCCAGCTTAAAAGCGAGCGTAGGATTCACAAAACTATGGCCCAGTGTGATCGTCGTTTTGGGATATGGGCTTGCGTTCTATTTCCTTTCTCTGGCCCTAAGAACCATCCCTGTCGGCATTGCTTACGCCATATGGGCTGGCTTGGGCATTGCATTAATTTCTTTGGCTGGCTGGGTGTTCTTTGGCCAAAAACTTGATGCTGCCAGTATCGTGGGTATTGGACTTATCGTTGCCGGTGTGGCTGTCATTAATATCTTTTCCAAAGTCAGTGTCCATTGA
- a CDS encoding integrase core domain-containing protein encodes MKEECISLNLFSSFNEVIAIIEGWIREYNIERPHQEFG; translated from the coding sequence GTGAAAGAAGAATGTATCTCGCTCAACCTGTTTTCGTCCTTTAATGAGGTCATAGCGATCATCGAAGGCTGGATCCGAGAATACAACATCGAGAGGCCGCACCAGGAGTTTGGATAA